A single Methanolobus sp. ZRKC5 DNA region contains:
- a CDS encoding 50S ribosomal protein L30e, with translation MDINIDKALIKVIRTGKVIIGSNRTIDAAMNNEAKMVILAANCPADVRAKIESLDVPILNYSGTGTELGPACGKPFLIAAMAVIDSGESDILAAAA, from the coding sequence ATGGATATTAACATTGACAAAGCACTGATCAAAGTGATCAGAACCGGAAAGGTGATAATTGGATCTAACAGGACTATCGATGCTGCCATGAACAATGAAGCAAAAATGGTCATACTTGCCGCAAACTGCCCTGCAGATGTAAGAGCAAAGATCGAAAGCCTAGATGTACCGATACTTAACTACTCCGGCACAGGAACAGAACTTGGACCTGCCTGCGGAAAACCATTTCTCATTGCTGCAATGGCCGTCATTGATAGCGGTGAATCTGATATTCTGGCTGCCGCTGCTTAA
- a CDS encoding NusA-like transcription termination signal-binding factor — protein MGEIRLSTESIRYIALFENVTGAAVKDCIIDDDRIIYVINTGDMGAAIGRNGDHINRVKKTVDKLIDLVEYSDEPATFIKNAFGPVSVKSVNITSRNNKRLAYVEVSNKDKGLAIGRNGKNIEKVKLVAKRHHDIDDVILQ, from the coding sequence TTGGGCGAGATCAGGTTATCCACTGAAAGCATCAGGTATATCGCATTATTTGAAAATGTCACAGGTGCAGCGGTTAAAGATTGCATTATCGATGACGATAGAATAATATATGTGATAAACACAGGCGATATGGGTGCTGCTATCGGAAGAAACGGGGACCACATTAACCGTGTGAAGAAAACAGTGGATAAACTTATCGATCTTGTCGAATACTCGGACGAACCTGCTACGTTCATAAAGAACGCATTCGGTCCGGTATCGGTCAAATCGGTGAACATCACAAGCAGGAACAATAAGCGATTGGCTTATGTAGAAGTATCTAATAAAGACAAGGGTCTTGCCATAGGACGGAATGGGAAAAACATTGAAAAGGTAAAACTTGTCGCTAAGAGGCATCATGATATAGATGATGTCATCCTGCAGTGA
- a CDS encoding 30S ribosomal protein S12 produces the protein MPNGKYAAHTLQRMRKDARWKDSRYNRRTLGLDVKADPLGGAPQGRGIVLEKVGIEAKQPNSAIRKCVRIQLIKNGRQVSAFCPGDGAINFIDEHDEVTVERIGGRMGGAMGDIPGVRFKVTAVNNVCLREMVIGRKEKPRR, from the coding sequence ATGCCAAATGGAAAATACGCAGCTCATACACTTCAACGCATGCGAAAGGATGCAAGATGGAAAGATTCACGCTATAACAGGCGTACACTCGGACTTGACGTTAAAGCGGACCCTCTTGGAGGCGCACCTCAGGGAAGAGGCATTGTGCTTGAGAAAGTAGGAATCGAGGCTAAGCAGCCAAACTCAGCTATCAGGAAATGTGTTAGAATACAGTTGATCAAGAACGGACGTCAGGTGTCAGCTTTCTGCCCTGGTGACGGTGCTATCAACTTTATCGACGAGCACGATGAAGTTACAGTAGAGAGAATTGGTGGCCGTATGGGTGGTGCAATGGGTGATATTCCCGGAGTACGCTTCAAGGTCACTGCTGTAAACAATGTATGCTTAAGAGAGATGGTTATTGGCCGAAAAGAGAAACCAAGGAGATAA
- a CDS encoding 30S ribosomal protein S7 — protein MYKLFEKWDLTEVEVTDQGIKRYVNLDPVIIPHSNGKHARQQFNKSDICIVERLVNNVMRNAQNTGKKQNAMRVVSEALDIISTRTKKNPVQVLVEAISNAGPREEVVRLKYGGISVPKAVDTAPQRRVDSALRYITMGANKASFKSKRSAADCLAAEIVAASNRDAKCFSINKKDGKERVAKAAR, from the coding sequence ATGTACAAGTTATTTGAAAAATGGGATCTCACTGAAGTAGAGGTCACTGACCAGGGAATTAAAAGGTATGTGAACCTCGATCCGGTGATTATCCCTCACTCAAACGGAAAGCATGCAAGACAGCAATTCAACAAATCAGATATCTGTATCGTTGAACGTCTTGTTAACAACGTTATGCGCAATGCGCAGAACACCGGAAAGAAGCAGAACGCAATGAGAGTTGTTTCTGAAGCATTAGACATTATTAGCACAAGAACCAAAAAGAACCCCGTACAGGTTCTGGTAGAAGCTATATCTAACGCTGGACCAAGGGAAGAAGTAGTTAGACTTAAGTACGGCGGAATATCCGTACCAAAGGCAGTAGACACTGCTCCGCAGAGACGTGTTGACAGCGCACTCAGATACATTACAATGGGTGCAAATAAGGCTTCGTTCAAATCCAAGAGAAGTGCAGCAGATTGTCTTGCAGCAGAAATAGTTGCAGCTTCAAACCGTGATGCAAAATGCTTCTCCATCAACAAGAAGGATGGAAAGGAAAGAGTTGCGAAGGCAGCACGTTAA
- a CDS encoding elongation factor EF-2, translated as MARNDKMVDRVAALMGEPKMIRNIGIVAHIDHGKTTLSDNLLAGAGMLSKELAGNACWTDSDAEEQERGITIDSANVSMVHEYDGEEYLINLIDTPGHVDFGGDVTRAMRAVDGAVVVIDAVEGTMPQTETVLRQALKEHVKPVLFINKVDRLINELQVDGQEMQIRLGKLIDHVNKLIKGMNEERYKAGWKVDAAEGTVAFGSALYNWAISVPMMQKTGVSFQQIYDYNKAGPEEIKELADKCPLHEVLNDMVIRFLPSPLVAQEGRVNAIWHGDKESNIGKSMINADPEGELAFMVTDITMDPHAGEVATGRLFSGSLKRGMEVYVSGASKTNRIQQVGVFMGPKRLEVENIPAGNIAAVTGLKDAIVGSTVTTLDGMMPFESITHASEPVVTVAVEAKHMKDLPKLVEVLRQVAKEDPTLKITLDEETGEHLMAGMGELHLEVIAHRIERDKGVEITTTPPLVVYRETIRGSAGPVEGKSPNRHNRFYVTVEPLAQEVRDLIKAGEISMRMPEVERREKLMAAGMTKDEAKGIADIFESNVYIDVTKGIQHLNETMELILEGFQEVMKAGPLSREPCMGVKVKLVDAKLHEDAVHRGPAQVIPASRQGIQAAMLMADDTLLEPYQKVFIQVPQDSMGGATKEIQGRRGTIIDMGSEGDMTIIESRAPVSELFGFAGDIRSATEGRAMWSTEFAGFDTLPTNLTAEVVSGIRERKGLKKDLPQASDYMSM; from the coding sequence ATGGCAAGAAATGATAAAATGGTTGACCGTGTTGCAGCGCTCATGGGCGAACCAAAGATGATACGTAACATTGGTATTGTTGCGCACATTGATCACGGAAAGACAACCCTGTCAGACAACCTTCTTGCAGGCGCAGGCATGCTCTCAAAAGAGCTTGCCGGTAACGCTTGCTGGACTGACTCTGATGCAGAAGAACAGGAAAGAGGTATTACCATTGATTCAGCGAACGTTTCAATGGTCCACGAATATGATGGCGAGGAATACCTCATTAACCTTATTGATACACCAGGTCACGTAGACTTTGGTGGTGACGTTACACGTGCAATGCGTGCAGTAGATGGTGCTGTAGTGGTTATTGACGCTGTAGAAGGTACAATGCCACAGACAGAGACTGTTCTCAGACAGGCATTAAAGGAACACGTCAAGCCAGTTCTGTTCATCAACAAAGTTGACCGTCTCATCAATGAGTTACAGGTCGACGGGCAGGAAATGCAGATCAGACTCGGCAAACTTATCGATCACGTAAACAAGCTCATCAAAGGTATGAACGAAGAGCGTTACAAGGCAGGATGGAAAGTTGACGCAGCAGAAGGTACCGTAGCTTTCGGTTCAGCATTATACAACTGGGCTATCAGCGTACCAATGATGCAGAAGACCGGAGTCAGTTTCCAGCAGATCTATGATTACAATAAAGCAGGCCCTGAGGAGATAAAGGAACTTGCAGACAAGTGTCCACTCCATGAAGTCCTAAACGATATGGTTATCAGGTTCCTCCCATCCCCTCTTGTAGCACAGGAAGGAAGGGTAAACGCTATCTGGCACGGAGATAAGGAATCCAATATCGGCAAGTCAATGATCAATGCGGACCCTGAGGGTGAGCTTGCATTCATGGTAACAGATATTACGATGGACCCACATGCAGGTGAAGTTGCAACCGGAAGGTTGTTCAGCGGATCACTCAAACGTGGTATGGAAGTTTACGTATCCGGTGCATCAAAAACTAACAGAATTCAACAGGTCGGTGTTTTCATGGGTCCAAAGAGACTTGAAGTGGAGAACATCCCTGCTGGAAACATTGCAGCTGTGACCGGACTTAAAGATGCTATCGTCGGTTCAACAGTAACCACCCTTGACGGCATGATGCCTTTCGAGAGTATCACCCACGCAAGTGAACCTGTAGTTACCGTTGCAGTCGAAGCTAAGCATATGAAGGACCTTCCAAAACTTGTAGAAGTATTGAGACAGGTTGCAAAGGAAGACCCAACACTTAAGATCACACTTGACGAAGAAACCGGTGAGCACTTAATGGCTGGTATGGGTGAACTTCACCTCGAAGTTATTGCTCACAGAATTGAGCGCGATAAGGGTGTAGAGATCACAACCACACCACCTTTGGTAGTTTATCGTGAGACCATTCGTGGCAGTGCAGGACCAGTAGAAGGTAAGTCACCAAACAGACACAACAGATTCTATGTTACAGTTGAGCCTCTTGCACAGGAAGTAAGGGATCTTATCAAAGCCGGTGAGATATCAATGCGCATGCCTGAGGTAGAGCGCAGAGAAAAACTCATGGCAGCTGGTATGACCAAAGACGAAGCTAAGGGTATTGCAGACATCTTTGAGAGCAATGTTTACATTGATGTCACAAAAGGTATCCAGCATCTCAATGAAACCATGGAACTCATCCTTGAAGGATTCCAGGAAGTAATGAAGGCAGGACCTCTCTCAAGAGAACCATGCATGGGTGTAAAGGTAAAGCTCGTTGATGCAAAGTTACACGAAGATGCAGTCCACAGAGGACCTGCACAGGTAATACCTGCATCCAGACAAGGTATCCAGGCAGCAATGTTAATGGCAGACGATACACTTCTTGAACCGTACCAGAAAGTATTCATCCAGGTGCCACAGGATAGTATGGGTGGCGCAACCAAGGAAATTCAGGGACGTCGTGGTACTATCATTGATATGGGCTCAGAAGGCGACATGACCATCATTGAATCAAGAGCACCAGTGTCCGAACTGTTCGGATTTGCAGGAGATATCAGATCAGCAACCGAAGGCCGCGCAATGTGGAGTACAGAGTTTGCAGGATTTGACACACTTCCAACAAACCTGACAGCAGAAGTTGTTAGTGGCATAAGAGAAAGAAAGGGACTCAAGAAGGACCTACCACAGGCATCTGACTACATGAGTATGTAA
- the tuf gene encoding translation elongation factor EF-1 subunit alpha translates to MAADKPHMNLAVIGHIDHGKSTLVGRLMFETGAVPAHLIEKYKAEAKEKGKESFAFAWVMDSLKEERERGITIDIAHKRFDTDKYYFTIVDCPGHRDFVKNMITGASQADAAILVVAAPDGVMDQTKEHVFLSRTLGINQLIIAVNKMDASKYSEERYNEVKEQVSQLLGMVGFKASEIPFIPTSAFEGDNISDSSANTPWYKGPSILEALDLLVEPDKPDNLPLRIPVQDAYTISGIGTVPVGRVETGIMKKGQTVTFNPSGVSGEVKSIEMHHEEHDQAVPGDNIGWNVRGVGKNDVRRGDVCGPSDKPPSVAEEFTGQIVVLQHPSAITAGYTPVFHCHTTQTACTLMSIDKKLDPKTGEVKEENATFIKAGDAAIVTIKPTRPMVIEPVKEIPQLGRFAIRDMGMTIAAGMCMSVKLKQ, encoded by the coding sequence ATGGCAGCTGACAAACCACACATGAACTTGGCAGTTATTGGTCACATTGACCACGGCAAGTCAACCCTTGTCGGAAGATTAATGTTCGAGACAGGAGCAGTACCTGCTCACCTTATCGAGAAGTACAAGGCAGAAGCAAAAGAAAAGGGTAAAGAGTCTTTCGCATTCGCATGGGTCATGGACTCACTTAAGGAAGAGCGTGAAAGAGGTATCACAATCGATATCGCTCACAAGAGATTCGACACCGACAAGTACTACTTTACAATTGTGGACTGTCCAGGCCACCGTGACTTTGTAAAGAACATGATCACTGGTGCATCCCAGGCTGACGCAGCTATTCTTGTAGTCGCAGCACCTGATGGTGTAATGGACCAGACAAAAGAGCACGTGTTCCTTTCAAGAACCCTTGGTATCAACCAGCTCATCATTGCTGTAAACAAGATGGATGCATCAAAATACAGCGAAGAGAGATACAATGAGGTTAAGGAACAAGTAAGCCAGCTCCTCGGTATGGTAGGATTCAAGGCATCAGAGATTCCATTCATTCCAACATCCGCATTTGAGGGCGACAACATATCAGATTCAAGCGCAAACACACCATGGTACAAAGGTCCATCTATCCTTGAAGCACTTGACCTCCTTGTTGAACCAGATAAGCCAGACAACCTTCCACTCAGAATCCCTGTACAGGATGCATACACCATCTCCGGTATCGGAACCGTACCAGTAGGTAGGGTCGAAACAGGTATCATGAAGAAGGGCCAGACTGTAACATTCAATCCAAGTGGCGTAAGCGGTGAAGTCAAGTCAATTGAAATGCACCATGAAGAACATGATCAGGCTGTACCTGGTGACAACATCGGATGGAACGTACGTGGTGTAGGTAAGAACGATGTCCGCAGAGGAGATGTATGTGGACCATCAGACAAGCCACCTTCAGTAGCAGAAGAGTTCACAGGACAGATCGTTGTACTGCAGCACCCATCCGCTATCACAGCAGGATACACACCAGTATTCCACTGCCACACAACCCAGACTGCATGTACTCTCATGTCCATTGACAAGAAACTTGATCCAAAGACAGGTGAAGTCAAGGAAGAGAATGCAACCTTCATTAAGGCTGGAGATGCAGCAATTGTCACCATCAAGCCAACAAGACCAATGGTAATCGAACCTGTAAAGGAAATCCCACAACTCGGTAGATTCGCTATCCGTGATATGGGTATGACCATTGCTGCTGGCATGTGCATGAGTGTTAAACTGAAGCAGTAA
- the rpsJ gene encoding 30S ribosomal protein S10 — MSQKARIRLSGISPVNLDGVCDQVKAIADRTGVSIAGPVPLPTKKMVVPVRKSPSGDGTATWDHWEMRVHKRLIDIAADERALRQLMRIQVPKDINIEIVLQN; from the coding sequence ATGTCACAAAAAGCAAGAATCAGATTATCAGGAATCAGTCCTGTAAACCTCGATGGTGTTTGCGATCAGGTAAAAGCTATTGCAGACAGAACAGGGGTAAGTATCGCAGGACCAGTTCCACTACCAACTAAAAAGATGGTAGTACCTGTCCGTAAAAGTCCAAGTGGCGACGGAACTGCTACATGGGATCACTGGGAAATGCGTGTACACAAGAGACTCATTGATATTGCGGCAGATGAGCGTGCACTCAGACAGCTTATGCGCATCCAGGTTCCTAAGGACATTAACATTGAGATAGTACTTCAGAACTAA
- a CDS encoding FAD-dependent oxidoreductase produces MKEKVLILGAGYAGSVVANILAREFRNKIARDELELIILDKNDTNINQGGFTFIPFELYTPEEITRPRKKLISPRVKAFYGEEGEVTAVNLGNKEVTVKSNKKYGYDYLVIAMGCRADVNTIPGLKDDLNTFYTSIEDAFKVRDLVKNISGGKVVISVASMPVPCPGAPVKFTFMLESYLRNIKKNREDVQITLVWPMEPIGPPEFNKFVTGQFNEKNVEIVRNFQLAEVDATRKELTSKTGEKVNYDLLITVPPHKAPEVLINSGLTDENGWISADKATLQYRGPAGNHDNVYVIGDLGPADILKTGIGAHYQAIAISQNLINDIYGNGIKTPYEGETGCPIVTEIETPNTMGKGYIATWRYGVPPAPFTTTKMGWFLYRMYYHIHWDISVKGLF; encoded by the coding sequence ATGAAAGAAAAGGTACTGATATTAGGAGCAGGCTATGCCGGATCGGTGGTAGCAAATATACTAGCCAGAGAATTCAGGAATAAGATTGCCAGGGACGAGTTAGAACTTATCATACTCGATAAAAATGATACAAATATAAATCAGGGTGGCTTTACTTTTATTCCCTTTGAACTTTATACGCCTGAAGAGATTACAAGACCAAGAAAAAAGCTCATCAGTCCAAGAGTAAAAGCCTTTTATGGAGAAGAAGGAGAAGTAACAGCAGTTAATCTTGGAAATAAAGAAGTAACCGTCAAAAGTAACAAAAAGTATGGTTACGATTATCTTGTTATCGCAATGGGTTGCAGGGCTGATGTTAATACGATTCCAGGTCTTAAAGATGATCTTAACACATTCTACACTTCAATAGAAGATGCTTTCAAGGTAAGGGATCTGGTAAAGAATATCAGCGGCGGAAAAGTCGTGATCTCTGTTGCCTCGATGCCTGTCCCTTGTCCCGGTGCACCCGTAAAGTTTACTTTTATGCTAGAAAGTTATTTGCGCAATATTAAGAAGAACAGAGAAGATGTACAAATAACACTGGTCTGGCCCATGGAACCAATAGGACCACCGGAATTTAACAAATTCGTGACTGGCCAATTCAATGAAAAAAATGTTGAAATTGTGAGAAACTTTCAGCTGGCTGAAGTTGATGCAACCCGAAAAGAATTAACATCAAAAACTGGAGAAAAGGTAAATTATGATCTGTTGATCACTGTGCCTCCGCACAAAGCGCCAGAGGTACTAATAAATTCAGGCCTTACGGATGAGAATGGATGGATATCGGCAGATAAAGCTACACTTCAGTATCGTGGTCCTGCTGGCAACCATGACAATGTGTACGTGATTGGAGATCTCGGACCCGCAGACATCCTCAAAACAGGCATTGGTGCACATTATCAGGCAATTGCAATAAGTCAGAACCTGATCAATGATATTTATGGAAATGGCATAAAAACACCTTATGAAGGTGAAACAGGATGTCCCATAGTCACTGAAATAGAAACTCCGAACACAATGGGTAAAGGTTATATTGCCACCTGGAGGTACGGAGTACCCCCCGCACCTTTCACAACCACAAAAATGGGATGGTTCCTGTATCGCATGTATTACCACATACACTGGGATATTAGCGTAAAAGGATTGTTCTGA
- a CDS encoding DUF1641 domain-containing protein: MTDETITDQISGIEITPADVEAVLDLVRTARILQDYMNDQTAHGIAQLMTTVLKITNAVMSTDLVDVMERGLQDPELDKALLEPPKVGIGGLLKQMQDEDFQKGMGVMLTLVKAIGRATED, translated from the coding sequence ATGACAGATGAAACTATTACAGATCAGATATCAGGAATTGAAATTACACCGGCTGATGTTGAAGCAGTTCTTGATCTTGTGCGAACAGCCAGAATCCTGCAGGACTATATGAACGATCAGACTGCTCATGGGATAGCACAACTTATGACAACTGTATTAAAGATAACAAATGCAGTAATGAGCACAGATCTTGTTGATGTGATGGAAAGAGGATTACAAGATCCCGAACTTGACAAAGCTCTTCTTGAACCACCAAAAGTAGGCATAGGTGGATTGCTAAAACAAATGCAGGATGAAGACTTCCAGAAAGGTATGGGAGTAATGTTAACGCTGGTTAAAGCTATAGGAAGAGCAACAGAAGATTAA
- a CDS encoding HAMP domain-containing sensor histidine kinase: protein MKLRDSDESYVVFDTEDGFAIKVLMADTLFGIIEVHGIAFPENLDEYLSVAFDLAKASGLAISNIRRYHEVFRSKEEQVKLTEMLRNTNRILRHDIANDLQVIMGALDLLEEKGDEKFISMIRKASQKSASLIKDVKEIDQVSVVDEQLKLLNVKNLVDNAISAHAAKFNVTGNCLVMADNALASVFDNIVSNALVHGNASKVDIEILNQNGICEILIADNGIGIPDAVKSRVFDEGYKYGKTGNTGFGLYIAKKTVERYGGSIRVEDNKLSGAKFVIELDAASDYKKEDE from the coding sequence ATGAAATTGAGAGATTCTGATGAAAGCTATGTTGTGTTTGATACGGAAGATGGTTTCGCGATAAAAGTTTTGATGGCAGATACTCTCTTTGGTATTATCGAGGTGCATGGCATTGCTTTTCCGGAAAATCTGGATGAGTATCTAAGTGTTGCTTTTGATCTTGCAAAGGCGTCAGGACTTGCGATATCCAATATAAGGCGCTATCATGAAGTATTCAGATCAAAGGAAGAGCAGGTGAAACTTACCGAAATGCTTCGTAATACAAATCGTATTCTAAGGCATGACATTGCTAATGATCTTCAGGTCATCATGGGAGCTTTAGACTTGCTTGAGGAGAAGGGGGATGAAAAATTTATTTCTATGATAAGAAAAGCTTCACAAAAAAGTGCTTCTCTTATAAAAGATGTAAAGGAAATTGATCAGGTCTCAGTTGTTGATGAACAGCTTAAACTTTTGAATGTCAAAAATCTGGTGGATAATGCTATAAGTGCACATGCAGCAAAATTCAATGTAACTGGAAACTGTCTGGTTATGGCTGATAATGCTCTGGCTTCAGTTTTCGATAATATTGTCAGTAATGCTCTGGTTCATGGAAATGCCAGCAAGGTCGATATTGAAATATTGAATCAAAATGGCATCTGTGAAATTTTAATTGCTGATAATGGTATTGGAATTCCTGATGCAGTAAAATCCAGAGTTTTTGATGAGGGATACAAGTATGGAAAAACCGGGAATACCGGATTTGGATTGTATATAGCTAAAAAAACAGTTGAACGGTACGGTGGCTCTATACGTGTTGAGGACAACAAACTGTCAGGTGCAAAATTTGTAATTGAATTAGATGCTGCGTCAGATTATAAAAAAGAAGATGAATAG
- a CDS encoding DUF1638 domain-containing protein: protein MFYDHYIVAPVNIRQEIEYILNSESQYEGIKCAFFKSSQDTPKSEIILGIIREQKCDNDILLLCDTSCPEVCIPEEYSGSVKIHKTENIYDLFTESQALQEYEDAGSFIVAPGWLEDWQNNLRSIGMYDDNSASSFSELYSSILILDIGIHSDFVFKAEEFSKFVDVPFKILNVGMGYFSVVFDNLILRWSIEKKQKQLKLCQRKAASYAMSIDL, encoded by the coding sequence ATGTTTTATGATCATTACATTGTTGCACCCGTAAATATCCGGCAGGAAATCGAATATATCCTTAATTCTGAAAGTCAATATGAAGGGATAAAATGCGCCTTTTTTAAGTCTTCTCAGGATACTCCAAAGTCTGAAATAATCCTTGGTATCATCAGGGAGCAAAAATGCGACAATGATATACTGCTTCTGTGTGATACATCATGTCCCGAAGTTTGCATTCCGGAAGAGTATTCTGGCTCTGTTAAAATTCATAAGACTGAAAATATTTATGACTTGTTTACTGAGAGTCAGGCTTTGCAGGAGTATGAAGATGCAGGTTCTTTTATTGTAGCTCCCGGATGGCTGGAAGACTGGCAGAATAATCTGAGGTCTATTGGTATGTATGACGATAATTCAGCGTCCTCATTTTCTGAATTATATTCATCTATTTTGATTCTGGACATAGGCATTCATTCCGATTTTGTTTTCAAGGCAGAAGAATTTTCCAAATTTGTAGATGTCCCATTCAAAATATTAAATGTTGGGATGGGATACTTCAGTGTGGTCTTTGATAACCTTATACTTCGATGGAGTATTGAAAAGAAGCAAAAACAGTTGAAATTATGCCAGAGAAAAGCGGCTTCATATGCTATGTCTATTGATTTGTAA
- a CDS encoding uroporphyrinogen decarboxylase family protein, translated as MKSEAMTPMERVLTALNYEEADRVPFFHLLTTQGSKEFNISIEKYFSKPEMVAQGQIKMQQKYGHDCYYSFYYASLELEAWGRNSIFYSDAPPNAGKPIISDYENIGSLEAPDVFESQQLQKVLKTTELIKKHAGEDIPIIGVVMSPFALPVMQMGFNRFFDLIYEEPDKFEELMRINEEFCIKWANAQIESGATAICYFDPVSSSTIIPPELYRKTGFKVAKSAIPRINAPVATHMASGRCLPIINDIIETGTSIICTSVLEDLGEIKNECNGKVSVMGNLNGVEMRHWTRQDTEYHVKEAIQKTANGGGYILSDNHGEILYLVPSEVIMNISDSVKKWGQYPE; from the coding sequence ATGAAAAGTGAAGCAATGACTCCCATGGAAAGAGTCCTGACAGCCCTTAATTATGAAGAAGCGGATAGAGTTCCATTCTTCCACCTGCTTACAACACAGGGATCAAAAGAATTCAATATTTCTATCGAGAAATATTTCTCAAAGCCTGAAATGGTTGCACAGGGCCAGATAAAAATGCAACAGAAATATGGTCATGATTGCTACTATTCTTTTTACTATGCATCACTTGAGCTTGAAGCATGGGGAAGAAATTCTATTTTCTACTCTGATGCCCCTCCGAATGCTGGCAAGCCAATAATATCTGATTATGAGAACATAGGGTCGCTGGAAGCGCCTGATGTTTTTGAATCGCAACAATTACAGAAAGTTCTGAAGACCACAGAACTGATCAAGAAACATGCAGGTGAAGATATCCCCATAATTGGAGTAGTTATGTCTCCCTTTGCATTGCCGGTTATGCAGATGGGATTTAATCGTTTTTTTGATTTGATATACGAGGAACCTGACAAGTTTGAAGAACTTATGCGCATCAATGAAGAATTCTGTATCAAGTGGGCCAATGCCCAGATAGAGTCAGGCGCAACTGCAATCTGTTACTTTGATCCTGTATCGTCCTCAACTATCATTCCGCCTGAACTTTACAGGAAAACAGGATTTAAGGTTGCCAAAAGTGCAATTCCCAGAATTAACGCACCTGTTGCAACTCATATGGCTTCAGGAAGATGTCTTCCCATAATAAATGATATTATAGAAACGGGAACTTCTATTATTTGTACAAGTGTACTGGAAGACCTTGGAGAAATAAAAAATGAATGTAATGGAAAAGTGTCAGTAATGGGTAACCTGAATGGAGTTGAGATGCGGCACTGGACTCGTCAGGATACTGAATATCATGTAAAGGAAGCAATTCAAAAGACTGCGAATGGCGGTGGTTATATTCTCTCTGATAACCACGGGGAAATACTTTATCTTGTTCCTTCAGAAGTTATCATGAATATTTCTGATTCCGTAAAAAAATGGGGTCAGTACCCGGAGTAG
- a CDS encoding cobalamin-dependent protein (Presence of a B(12) (cobalamin)-binding domain implies dependence on cobalamin itself, in one of its several forms, or in some unusual lineages, dependence on a cobalamin-like analog.): MRVDRDNVFELENALLSLNRVAAGNIVKKEFTGDNAFELIQELIAPTLEKIGAMWASGEIALSQEYMASKICEEIMESILPAESPDRKDMPIIGITTLGDEHMLGKRIVSSFLKANGFNMHDYGDMGPEKVARKVKEDGIEVLMVSTLMLNLALNIKNLRYIFDREGIKAKIIVGGAPFLFDRQLWKEVGADAMAVDATESVSKIYNVLGLSQ, encoded by the coding sequence GTGCGTGTCGACAGAGATAACGTTTTTGAGCTAGAAAATGCCCTTCTTTCCCTGAACAGAGTTGCAGCAGGTAACATCGTAAAAAAAGAATTTACCGGGGATAATGCTTTTGAGCTTATCCAAGAGCTTATTGCTCCTACTCTTGAAAAAATCGGAGCTATGTGGGCAAGTGGCGAAATTGCATTATCGCAGGAGTATATGGCAAGCAAGATATGTGAGGAAATAATGGAATCTATACTGCCTGCCGAGAGTCCTGACAGGAAGGACATGCCAATAATAGGTATTACAACCCTTGGGGATGAACATATGCTTGGAAAACGTATCGTTTCTTCATTCCTTAAGGCCAATGGATTCAATATGCATGATTATGGTGATATGGGGCCTGAAAAAGTTGCCAGAAAGGTCAAAGAAGATGGTATCGAGGTTCTGATGGTTTCGACACTAATGCTTAATCTTGCCCTTAATATCAAAAATCTCAGATATATCTTTGACCGCGAAGGTATCAAAGCAAAAATAATAGTGGGGGGTGCACCGTTTTTGTTTGACCGTCAGCTGTGGAAAGAAGTTGGTGCTGATGCTATGGCAGTTGATGCTACAGAGTCTGTCAGTAAGATATATAATGTTCTGGGGTTATCGCAATGA